A section of the Canis lupus baileyi chromosome 5, mCanLup2.hap1, whole genome shotgun sequence genome encodes:
- the ASB13 gene encoding ankyrin repeat and SOCS box protein 13 isoform X1 yields the protein MEPRTADGCFLGDVGFWVERTPVHEAAQRGEALQLQRLIESGACVNQVTVDSITPLHAASLQGQAQCVQLLLAAGAQVDARNIDGSTPLCDACASGSIECVKLLLSYGAKVNPPLYTASPLHEACMSGSSECVRLLIDVGANLEAHDCHFGTPLHVACAREHLDCVKVLLNAGALAFAAVLLRAGANVNAAKLHETALHHAAKVKNVDLIEMLVEFGGNIYARDNRGKKPSDYTWSSSAPAKCLEFYEKTPLSLSQLCRVSLRKATGVRGLEKISKLNIPPRLIDYLSYN from the exons GTTTCTGGGTGGAGCGCACCCCGGTGCACGAGGCCGCCCAGCGCGGCGAGGCCCTGCAGCTGCAGCGGCTGATCGAGAGCGGCGCCTGTGTCAACCAGGTCACCGTGGACTCCATCACGCCCCTGCACGCAGCCAGTCTGCAGGGCCAGGCGCAGTGTGTGCAGCTGCTGCTGGCTGCCGGGGCCCAG gTGGATGCCCGCAACATCGACGGCAGCACACCCCTGTGTGATGCCTGCGCCTCTGGCAGCATCGAGTGTGTGAAGCTGTTGCTCTCCTACGGGGCCAAGGTCAACCCACCCCTGTACACGGCATCCCCGCTGCACGAGGCCTGCATGAGCG GAAGTTCTGAATGTGTGAGGCTTCTGATTGACGTTGGGGCCAACCTGGAAGCACATGACTGCCACTTTGGGACCCCTCTTCATGTCGCCTGCGCCCGGGAGCACCTGGACTGCGTCAAAGTGCTGCTGAACGCAGGTGCGTTGGCATTTGCTGCTGTGCTGCTCAGGGCAG GGGCCAATGTGAACGCGGCGAAGCTTCACGAGACCGCCCTGCACCACGCAGCCAAGGTGAAGAACGTTGACCTCATTGAGATGCTCGTTGAGTTCGGAGGCAACATCTACGCCAGGGACAACCGGGGGAAGAAGCCATCCGACTACACCTGGAGCAGCAGCGCGCCTGCCAAGTGCCTGGAGTTCTACGAAA AAACACCTCTGAGCCTGTCGCAGCTCTGCAGGGTGAGCTTGAGGAAAGCCACTGGCGTCAGAGGACTGGAGAAAATCAGCAAGTTGAACATCCCTCCCCGGCTCATCGATTACCTTTCCTATAACTGA
- the ASB13 gene encoding ankyrin repeat and SOCS box protein 13 isoform X2: MEPRTADGCFLGDVGFWVERTPVHEAAQRGEALQLQRLIESGACVNQVTVDSITPLHAASLQGQAQCVQLLLAAGAQVDARNIDGSTPLCDACASGSIECVKLLLSYGAKVNPPLYTASPLHEACMSGSSECVRLLIDVGANLEAHDCHFGTPLHVACAREHLDCVKVLLNAGANVNAAKLHETALHHAAKVKNVDLIEMLVEFGGNIYARDNRGKKPSDYTWSSSAPAKCLEFYEKTPLSLSQLCRVSLRKATGVRGLEKISKLNIPPRLIDYLSYN, translated from the exons GTTTCTGGGTGGAGCGCACCCCGGTGCACGAGGCCGCCCAGCGCGGCGAGGCCCTGCAGCTGCAGCGGCTGATCGAGAGCGGCGCCTGTGTCAACCAGGTCACCGTGGACTCCATCACGCCCCTGCACGCAGCCAGTCTGCAGGGCCAGGCGCAGTGTGTGCAGCTGCTGCTGGCTGCCGGGGCCCAG gTGGATGCCCGCAACATCGACGGCAGCACACCCCTGTGTGATGCCTGCGCCTCTGGCAGCATCGAGTGTGTGAAGCTGTTGCTCTCCTACGGGGCCAAGGTCAACCCACCCCTGTACACGGCATCCCCGCTGCACGAGGCCTGCATGAGCG GAAGTTCTGAATGTGTGAGGCTTCTGATTGACGTTGGGGCCAACCTGGAAGCACATGACTGCCACTTTGGGACCCCTCTTCATGTCGCCTGCGCCCGGGAGCACCTGGACTGCGTCAAAGTGCTGCTGAACGCAG GGGCCAATGTGAACGCGGCGAAGCTTCACGAGACCGCCCTGCACCACGCAGCCAAGGTGAAGAACGTTGACCTCATTGAGATGCTCGTTGAGTTCGGAGGCAACATCTACGCCAGGGACAACCGGGGGAAGAAGCCATCCGACTACACCTGGAGCAGCAGCGCGCCTGCCAAGTGCCTGGAGTTCTACGAAA AAACACCTCTGAGCCTGTCGCAGCTCTGCAGGGTGAGCTTGAGGAAAGCCACTGGCGTCAGAGGACTGGAGAAAATCAGCAAGTTGAACATCCCTCCCCGGCTCATCGATTACCTTTCCTATAACTGA